The Tenacibaculum jejuense genome includes a window with the following:
- a CDS encoding alanine dehydrogenase, with translation MSSITPFTKEQLLPQPEMLEIKKQKGELFIGLPKETHLEEKRISLTPDAVAALVAHGHRVVVENNAGEGANYSDREYSEAGAKISYDIKEVFGCNLVVKVEPPTLEEIKLMNPQAFLISALQLKTQNKKYFEALAKKRITAIAYDYIKDEDGVYPVLKSLSEIAGISSMHIAAELMSSANGGNGLLLGNISGVPPTDVVILGAGTVGKSAAKAAIGLGARIKVFDNSITKLRRLQEAVPGPIYTSTVQPKSLLKALMRCDVAIGAIRGIDRSPIIVTETMIEQMKIGAVIVDVCIDRGGCFETSRITTHSKPIFRAHDVIHYCVPNIPSRYARTASVSISNILTPYLLNIAEEGGFENAARFDKSLRNGMYFYHGILTNKTVGDWFDIPFRDINLLIL, from the coding sequence ATGAGTTCTATCACACCTTTTACTAAAGAACAACTACTTCCCCAACCTGAAATGCTTGAAATTAAAAAGCAAAAAGGTGAATTGTTTATAGGGTTACCTAAAGAAACACATTTAGAAGAAAAAAGAATTAGTTTAACGCCAGATGCTGTTGCTGCTTTAGTAGCACACGGACATAGAGTTGTTGTTGAAAATAATGCTGGCGAAGGAGCTAATTATTCTGATAGAGAATACTCTGAAGCTGGTGCAAAAATTTCTTATGATATAAAAGAAGTTTTTGGCTGTAATTTAGTGGTTAAAGTTGAACCGCCTACGTTAGAGGAAATCAAATTAATGAATCCTCAAGCATTTTTAATTTCAGCATTACAATTAAAAACACAAAATAAAAAATACTTTGAAGCTTTAGCCAAAAAACGAATTACTGCTATTGCTTACGATTATATAAAAGATGAAGATGGTGTATACCCTGTGTTAAAATCACTAAGTGAAATTGCAGGAATATCTTCTATGCACATAGCTGCAGAACTTATGTCTTCTGCGAATGGAGGAAACGGTTTACTTTTAGGAAATATTAGCGGGGTTCCTCCTACTGATGTTGTTATTTTAGGAGCCGGCACTGTAGGAAAATCAGCTGCTAAAGCTGCCATAGGTTTAGGTGCACGTATTAAGGTTTTTGATAATTCAATTACCAAACTAAGACGTTTACAAGAGGCTGTTCCAGGTCCCATATATACTTCTACAGTACAACCAAAGTCTTTATTAAAAGCTTTAATGCGTTGTGATGTTGCTATTGGAGCAATTAGAGGTATTGATAGATCTCCTATTATAGTTACAGAAACCATGATTGAACAAATGAAGATTGGTGCTGTTATTGTTGATGTTTGTATTGATCGAGGTGGTTGTTTTGAAACTTCTAGAATAACTACACACAGTAAACCCATATTTAGAGCACATGATGTTATTCATTATTGTGTTCCTAATATCCCTTCTCGATATGCTAGAACAGCTTCAGTTTCTATTAGTAATATTTTAACCCCTTACCTATTGAATATTGCAGAAGAAGGTGGTTTTGAAAATGCTGCTAGATTCGATAAAAGCTTACGAAATGGTATGTATTTCTATCATGGAATTTTAACTAATAAAACCGTTGGTGATTGGTTTGATATTCCTTTTAGAGATATTAATTTACTAATCCTGTAA
- the tsaE gene encoding tRNA (adenosine(37)-N6)-threonylcarbamoyltransferase complex ATPase subunit type 1 TsaE: MNKNYSLEEIEVIAKELISNSKHKILLFNGEMGVGKTTLIKEVCRVLGSNDIISSPTFSLVNEYHTATDEIIYHFDFYRINDEEEALDIGIEEYFDSGHWCLIEWPNNIKNLLPLNASDVNITLTQDNLRNIQLN; the protein is encoded by the coding sequence ATGAATAAAAATTATTCATTAGAAGAAATTGAAGTTATTGCTAAAGAATTAATTAGCAATTCTAAACATAAAATTTTACTCTTTAATGGCGAAATGGGTGTAGGAAAAACTACGCTCATCAAAGAAGTTTGTAGAGTTTTAGGCAGTAACGATATTATCAGTTCGCCTACTTTTTCTCTGGTAAATGAGTATCATACAGCAACCGATGAAATTATTTATCATTTTGATTTTTATAGAATAAATGACGAAGAAGAAGCTTTAGATATTGGTATTGAAGAATATTTTGATTCTGGACATTGGTGTTTGATTGAATGGCCAAATAATATCAAAAATTTATTACCTTTAAATGCTAGTGATGTAAATATCACATTGACCCAAGATAATCTAAGAAATATTCAACTTAACTAA
- the porX gene encoding T9SS response regulator signal transducer PorX, whose protein sequence is MRNIDILWVDDEIDLLKPHILFLEKKNYKVTTCTNGTDAVDLVDDMNFDIVFLDENMPGISGLDALNLIKQKRANLPVVMITKSEEEYIMEEAIGSKIADYLIKPVNPNQILLSLKKNLDHSRLVTEKTTLNYQQEFRKISMDLSMVNSYQEWIDLYKRLIHWELELENIDDSNLLEILESQKSEANTHFFKFIKKNYEDWLTGDDKPTMSHTLFKDLIVPNLSKDQGLLVVVIDNLRYDQFRVLEPYINNFYRKETEHSYFSILPTATQYARNAIFSGLMPSEMEKRHPNYWKNDTDEGGKNLFENEFLTEQIKRLNLNIKHEYYKITSLKNGKELEENYNGTKQNDLTVVVYNFVDMLSHAKTEMEVIKELVGDDKAYRSLTVSWFKNSPLLSIIQKAKELGQKLIITTDHGTINCNTPTKVVGDKNISSNLRYKTGRSLSYENKDVYEVKNPKDIFLPSISINSPFIFTKEDLFFAYPNNFNHFVKYYRNTYQHGGISLEEIIIPCAVYNSK, encoded by the coding sequence ATGAGAAATATTGATATCCTTTGGGTAGATGACGAAATAGATTTATTAAAACCTCATATATTGTTCTTAGAGAAAAAGAATTATAAAGTTACTACGTGTACGAATGGAACTGATGCTGTTGATTTAGTTGATGATATGAATTTTGATATTGTTTTTTTAGATGAAAACATGCCAGGAATTTCTGGTTTAGACGCGTTGAATCTAATTAAACAAAAGAGAGCTAATCTTCCTGTAGTAATGATCACAAAGAGTGAGGAAGAATATATAATGGAAGAAGCTATAGGTTCTAAAATAGCTGATTACTTAATAAAACCTGTTAATCCGAACCAAATATTATTGAGTTTAAAAAAGAATTTAGATCATTCTAGATTGGTTACGGAGAAAACAACTTTAAATTATCAGCAAGAGTTTAGAAAAATATCTATGGATTTATCTATGGTAAATTCATACCAAGAGTGGATTGACCTATACAAAAGACTAATTCACTGGGAGTTAGAACTAGAAAACATAGATGACTCTAATCTTTTAGAAATCTTAGAAAGTCAAAAATCAGAAGCAAATACTCATTTCTTTAAATTTATTAAAAAGAATTACGAAGATTGGTTAACTGGAGATGACAAACCAACAATGTCACATACACTTTTTAAGGATCTTATTGTTCCTAATTTAAGTAAAGATCAAGGACTACTTGTTGTCGTAATAGATAATTTAAGGTATGATCAGTTTAGAGTATTAGAGCCTTACATTAATAATTTCTACAGAAAAGAAACAGAGCATTCTTACTTTAGTATACTTCCCACAGCTACACAATATGCACGTAATGCCATTTTCTCTGGATTAATGCCTTCTGAAATGGAAAAAAGACATCCTAACTATTGGAAAAACGATACCGATGAAGGTGGAAAAAATCTGTTTGAAAATGAATTTTTAACTGAGCAGATTAAACGATTAAATCTTAATATCAAGCATGAGTACTACAAGATAACATCGCTTAAAAATGGGAAAGAATTAGAAGAAAATTATAATGGAACCAAGCAAAATGATCTTACTGTAGTTGTGTATAATTTTGTTGATATGCTTTCTCATGCTAAAACCGAAATGGAAGTAATAAAAGAATTGGTTGGTGATGATAAAGCCTATAGATCTTTAACTGTGAGTTGGTTTAAAAACTCTCCTCTTTTATCAATAATTCAGAAGGCTAAAGAACTAGGACAAAAATTAATTATTACTACCGATCACGGAACTATTAATTGTAATACACCCACAAAAGTAGTTGGTGATAAAAACATTAGTTCGAACTTAAGATATAAAACAGGTCGAAGTTTAAGTTATGAAAATAAAGATGTTTACGAAGTAAAGAATCCAAAAGATATTTTTCTACCAAGTATATCTATAAATAGTCCTTTTATTTTTACAAAAGAAGATTTATTTTTTGCGTACCCTAATAACTTTAATCACTTTGTGAAATATTATCGAAATACATATCAACATGGAGGTATTTCATTAGAAGAAATTATTATACCTTGCGCTGTATATAATTCTAAATAG
- a CDS encoding HD domain-containing protein, with translation MSKSKTNKLKILNDPIYGLVSIPNSLIFDIIEHRYFQRLRRITQMGLTNLVYPGANHTRFHHAIGCMHLMQKAIQALRSKNIEISEAEATALSIAILLHDIGHGAFSHALEYSIVNKITHEEISLLFMKALNKEFKGKLDLAIAIFEGKYERKFFHQLISSQLDIDRLDYLQRDSFYTGVAEGNISSDRLIAMMNVKNDELVIEEKGIYSVEKFLIARRLMYWQVYLHKTSLSAETLLVKILQRAKTLTKEGKDLPANSALDYFLKRPIHKDNFDIETLEMFAKLDDYDVLSAIKEWCDNEDFVLSKLAQMLVNRKLLKLDLQSKPFTEKYKNKVQAKVKKKLGDREGDLSCFVFEDTVSNQAYNKTIPIKILTKKGKLKDIAKASDNLNIETLAVPVVKYFYCYPKNFALI, from the coding sequence TTGAGTAAGTCTAAAACGAACAAACTAAAAATACTTAATGATCCTATTTACGGATTAGTTTCTATCCCCAATTCGTTAATTTTTGATATTATCGAACATAGATATTTTCAAAGATTGAGGCGAATTACTCAAATGGGACTTACAAATTTAGTTTACCCAGGAGCCAATCATACACGATTTCATCATGCGATAGGATGTATGCACTTAATGCAAAAAGCAATTCAAGCGTTAAGATCTAAGAATATTGAAATCTCTGAAGCAGAAGCTACTGCTTTAAGTATCGCGATTTTATTACATGATATAGGTCATGGTGCATTTTCTCATGCACTAGAATATAGTATAGTTAATAAAATAACTCATGAAGAAATTTCGTTACTTTTCATGAAAGCCTTAAATAAAGAGTTCAAAGGAAAATTAGATTTAGCCATAGCAATTTTTGAAGGTAAATATGAAAGAAAGTTTTTTCATCAGTTAATATCTAGTCAATTAGATATAGATCGATTAGATTATTTACAACGAGATAGCTTTTACACTGGAGTTGCAGAAGGAAATATTTCTTCAGATCGATTGATAGCTATGATGAATGTAAAAAATGATGAGCTAGTTATCGAAGAAAAAGGAATTTATTCCGTAGAAAAGTTTTTAATAGCTAGAAGGTTAATGTATTGGCAAGTTTACCTGCATAAAACATCATTATCGGCTGAAACATTATTAGTTAAGATTTTACAAAGAGCTAAAACATTAACTAAAGAAGGAAAAGATTTACCAGCAAACAGTGCTTTAGATTATTTTTTAAAAAGACCAATACATAAAGATAATTTTGATATTGAAACTTTAGAAATGTTTGCTAAACTTGACGATTATGATGTATTGTCAGCAATAAAAGAATGGTGTGATAATGAAGATTTCGTGCTTTCTAAACTAGCTCAAATGTTAGTCAATAGAAAATTACTGAAATTAGACTTACAGAGTAAACCTTTTACAGAAAAATATAAAAATAAAGTCCAAGCTAAAGTAAAGAAGAAGTTAGGAGATCGTGAAGGAGATTTATCATGTTTTGTTTTTGAAGATACAGTTTCAAATCAAGCTTACAATAAAACTATTCCGATTAAAATACTAACAAAAAAAGGAAAACTAAAGGATATAGCTAAAGCTTCCGATAATTTAAATATAGAAACACTAGCAGTCCCTGTGGTTAAATACTTTTATTGTTATCCAAAGAATTTTGCTTTGATCTAG
- the lpxD gene encoding UDP-3-O-(3-hydroxymyristoyl)glucosamine N-acyltransferase: protein MEFTAKQIADILQGEIEGNTEDTVFKLAKIEEAEKGSLTFLANPKYEPYIYTTSASIAIVSKDFIAEKEITSTLIRVSDPYKSFSTLLEYYNQVKNNKVGRETPIHVSSSAFVGSNEYIGAFVYIGDNVQIGNNVKIYPNSYIGDNVKIGDDSTIFSGVKIYSETVIGKGCKIHSGTVVGSDGFGFTPDENGIYKAVPQTGNVIIEDYVDIGANSTIDRATLGSTIIKSGVKLDNQIQVAHNVEIGKNTVIASQSGVAGSTKIGENCMIGGQVGIVGHITIGNNVKIQAQSGIGRNLKDGDVVQGSPAIGYSDFNKSYVYFKNLPKIVSTVNKLEKEYKAQQNQNE from the coding sequence ATGGAGTTTACAGCAAAACAAATCGCAGATATTTTACAAGGTGAGATTGAAGGAAATACGGAGGATACAGTATTTAAACTTGCGAAGATTGAAGAGGCAGAAAAAGGTTCTTTAACCTTTTTAGCCAATCCTAAATATGAACCATATATATACACTACATCAGCTTCAATAGCTATTGTAAGTAAAGATTTTATAGCAGAAAAGGAGATTACATCTACTCTTATTAGAGTAAGTGATCCATACAAGTCGTTTTCAACACTATTAGAATATTACAATCAAGTAAAAAATAATAAAGTAGGTAGAGAAACTCCTATACATGTTTCTAGCTCTGCATTTGTAGGAAGCAATGAATATATTGGTGCTTTTGTTTATATAGGAGATAATGTTCAGATTGGTAACAATGTAAAAATCTATCCAAATAGTTACATCGGAGACAATGTAAAAATAGGTGATGATTCTACGATATTTTCTGGAGTGAAAATTTACTCTGAAACTGTTATTGGAAAAGGATGTAAAATTCATTCAGGAACTGTTGTTGGTTCAGATGGTTTCGGGTTTACGCCAGATGAAAATGGTATATACAAAGCAGTTCCACAAACAGGAAATGTCATTATTGAAGATTATGTAGACATAGGAGCTAATTCAACTATTGATAGAGCTACTCTAGGATCTACAATTATAAAATCAGGAGTGAAACTAGATAATCAAATACAAGTTGCTCACAACGTAGAAATAGGTAAAAATACTGTAATTGCTTCTCAATCTGGTGTTGCAGGTTCTACAAAAATTGGAGAAAATTGTATGATTGGTGGTCAAGTAGGGATTGTAGGACATATTACTATCGGTAATAATGTTAAAATCCAGGCACAATCTGGTATAGGAAGAAATTTAAAAGATGGAGATGTAGTACAAGGATCCCCTGCGATAGGGTATTCGGACTTTAATAAGTCATATGTTTATTTTAAAAATTTACCAAAAATAGTATCAACTGTAAATAAACTAGAAAAAGAGTACAAGGCTCAACAAAACCAAAATGAGTAA
- a CDS encoding bifunctional UDP-3-O-[3-hydroxymyristoyl] N-acetylglucosamine deacetylase/3-hydroxyacyl-ACP dehydratase: protein MSKQQRTIENEVTLSGVGLHTGNEVTMTFKPAPVNHGFAFKRVDLEGQPIIEAKAEYVTNTQRGTNMEKNGVQIHTSEHVLAAAVGLDIDNLLIEINASEPPIMDGSSKYFIEALEKAGVVEQDAAIDEYVVKDIISYKDEATGSEIILMPSNEYQITTMVDFGTKVLGTQNATLDHIQDFKEEISSARTFSFLHEIEMLLEHNLIKGGDLNNAIVYVDKELSESTTEKLKHAFKKDDIKIKPNGILDNLELRWANEAARHKLLDVIGDLALVGTRIRGKVIANKPGHLVNTTFAKKLAKIIKKEKRNNVPTYDLNQPPLMDIHQIMDILPHRPPFLLVDRILELSDKHVVGMKNVTMNEDFFVGHFPGAPVMPGVLQVEAMAQAGGVLVLSTVPDPENYLTYFMKIDKVKFKQKVLPGDTLIFKSELITPIRRGIAHMQAYAYANGKLVAEAELMAQISKAK, encoded by the coding sequence ATGAGTAAACAACAAAGAACTATAGAAAATGAAGTTACTTTATCTGGTGTAGGATTACACACAGGAAACGAAGTAACTATGACCTTTAAACCGGCGCCAGTTAACCATGGTTTCGCATTCAAAAGAGTAGATTTAGAAGGTCAACCTATAATTGAAGCTAAAGCAGAATATGTAACAAATACTCAGCGTGGTACAAACATGGAAAAAAATGGAGTACAAATACATACTTCAGAACATGTACTTGCTGCCGCTGTAGGACTAGATATTGATAACCTTTTAATCGAAATAAATGCCTCTGAACCACCAATTATGGATGGATCATCTAAGTATTTTATTGAAGCATTAGAAAAGGCAGGAGTTGTAGAACAAGATGCAGCCATAGATGAATATGTTGTTAAGGATATTATTTCTTACAAAGATGAAGCTACTGGAAGTGAAATTATTCTTATGCCTTCTAATGAATATCAAATTACAACAATGGTAGATTTTGGTACTAAAGTTTTAGGAACACAAAATGCTACTTTAGATCATATCCAAGATTTTAAAGAAGAAATTTCTTCGGCGAGAACATTTAGTTTCCTACATGAAATCGAAATGTTATTAGAACATAACTTAATTAAAGGAGGTGATCTTAATAATGCAATTGTTTATGTTGATAAGGAACTTTCTGAAAGTACTACAGAAAAACTTAAGCACGCATTTAAAAAAGATGATATTAAGATCAAACCTAACGGGATTTTAGATAATTTAGAATTACGTTGGGCAAATGAAGCAGCAAGACATAAATTATTAGATGTTATAGGTGATTTAGCTCTTGTAGGAACTAGAATTAGAGGTAAAGTTATAGCTAACAAACCTGGGCATTTAGTAAATACAACTTTTGCGAAAAAATTAGCAAAGATTATAAAGAAGGAAAAAAGAAATAATGTTCCTACTTACGATCTAAATCAACCACCTTTAATGGATATTCATCAAATTATGGATATCCTTCCGCACAGACCTCCATTTTTATTAGTTGATAGAATACTTGAGCTTTCAGATAAGCATGTAGTAGGGATGAAAAATGTAACGATGAATGAAGATTTCTTCGTAGGACATTTTCCTGGTGCTCCTGTTATGCCTGGTGTTTTGCAAGTAGAAGCAATGGCGCAAGCAGGTGGAGTTTTGGTATTAAGTACTGTTCCTGATCCTGAAAATTATCTTACTTATTTTATGAAAATAGATAAGGTTAAATTTAAGCAAAAAGTATTACCAGGAGATACTTTAATATTTAAAAGTGAATTAATTACGCCAATTCGTAGGGGTATTGCTCATATGCAAGCTTATGCTTATGCAAACGGAAAACTAGTAGCAGAAGCAGAATTAATGGCACAAATATCTAAAGCAAAATAA
- the lpxA gene encoding acyl-ACP--UDP-N-acetylglucosamine O-acyltransferase translates to MNQPLAYVHPQAKIARNVVIEPFTTIHANVEIGSGTWIGSNVTIMEGARIGKNCRIFPGAVVSAIPQDLKFNDEETVVIIGDNVTIRECVTINRGTSDRHKTVIGDNCLIMAYCHIAHDCIVGDNCIFSNNSTLAGHVTIGDNVVLAGMVAVHQFASVGNHAFVTGGSLVRKDVPPYVKAAREPLSYVGINSIGLRRRGYTTEKIREIQDIYRILFQKNYNNSQAIEIIEAEMQATSERDEIIQFIKDSHRGIMKGYYKTN, encoded by the coding sequence ATGAATCAACCATTAGCTTACGTTCATCCCCAAGCTAAAATAGCAAGAAATGTAGTTATAGAACCTTTTACGACCATACACGCAAATGTAGAAATTGGTTCAGGTACATGGATTGGTTCAAACGTAACAATAATGGAAGGTGCACGTATTGGAAAAAATTGTAGAATTTTTCCTGGCGCTGTAGTTTCCGCAATTCCTCAAGATTTAAAATTTAATGATGAGGAAACCGTAGTTATTATTGGAGACAATGTGACTATTAGAGAATGTGTAACGATAAATAGAGGTACGTCAGACAGACATAAAACTGTTATTGGAGACAATTGTTTAATTATGGCTTATTGTCATATTGCACACGATTGTATTGTTGGAGATAATTGTATTTTCTCTAATAATTCTACATTAGCAGGTCATGTAACTATAGGAGATAATGTAGTGCTAGCTGGTATGGTTGCAGTACATCAATTTGCTTCTGTTGGTAATCATGCTTTTGTTACTGGAGGTTCTTTAGTACGTAAAGATGTCCCACCGTATGTAAAAGCAGCTCGTGAGCCTTTATCTTATGTAGGTATAAACTCAATAGGTTTACGAAGAAGAGGCTACACAACTGAAAAAATACGAGAGATTCAAGATATTTATAGAATTCTATTTCAAAAAAATTATAACAATTCTCAAGCGATAGAAATCATAGAAGCAGAAATGCAGGCTACCTCAGAAAGAGATGAAATTATACAATTTATAAAAGATTCTCATAGAGGTATTATGAAAGGATATTACAAAACAAATTAA
- the efp gene encoding elongation factor P, whose amino-acid sequence MATTSDIKKGLCIKYNHDIFKIIEFLHVKPGKGPAFVRTKLKSVTSGKVIDNTFSAGHKIEDVRVETHKFQYLYAEGDDLHFMNTEDYNQITLQRKVVDGSEFMKEGEVVTILINTEDSMPLSVEMPSHVILEVTHTEPGVKGNTATNATKPATVETGARVNVPLFINEGDKIKIDTEKGAYSERIKE is encoded by the coding sequence ATGGCAACAACTTCAGATATTAAAAAAGGATTATGTATTAAATATAACCATGATATATTTAAAATTATTGAATTTTTACATGTAAAGCCAGGTAAAGGCCCTGCTTTTGTAAGAACTAAACTAAAAAGTGTAACTTCAGGAAAAGTAATAGATAATACTTTCTCTGCTGGACATAAAATAGAAGATGTTCGTGTTGAAACTCATAAATTTCAATATTTATACGCAGAAGGTGATGATTTACATTTCATGAATACTGAAGATTATAACCAAATTACTTTACAAAGAAAAGTAGTAGATGGTTCTGAGTTCATGAAAGAAGGAGAAGTAGTTACTATTTTAATTAATACAGAAGATAGTATGCCTTTATCTGTTGAAATGCCTTCACATGTAATATTAGAAGTAACACACACTGAGCCTGGAGTAAAAGGAAATACTGCTACAAATGCAACTAAACCTGCTACTGTAGAAACAGGTGCTCGAGTAAATGTACCTCTATTTATCAATGAAGGTGACAAAATAAAAATTGATACAGAAAAAGGAGCGTATTCAGAAAGAATAAAAGAATAA
- a CDS encoding UDP-3-O-(3-hydroxymyristoyl)glucosamine N-acyltransferase produces the protein MKFNTVQTLEQIASLLNIPFVGDANFEVTGLNEIHVVQQGEIVFVDHPKYYDKALTSAATTILINKKVECPEGKSLLISDDPFRDFNKLTKHFNPFIASKQSISDSAIIGEGTVIQPNVFIGEGVVIGKNCIIHANVTINNNCIIGDNVNIYSNTVLGSNAFYYKKRPEGFDPLVSGGRVVIKDNVDLGASCTIDRGVTGDTTIGEGTKIDNQVHVGHDTVIGEKCLIAAQTGIAGCTVIGDKVTIWGQVGVVSGLHIEKGTVLMAQTGVMKSLKKGVYFGTPQREYRQTMREIIHLKNEVNKAKK, from the coding sequence ATGAAATTTAATACTGTACAAACTTTAGAGCAAATAGCTTCATTATTAAATATTCCTTTTGTTGGCGATGCTAATTTTGAAGTTACTGGATTAAATGAAATTCATGTTGTTCAGCAGGGTGAAATTGTATTTGTAGATCATCCAAAGTATTATGATAAAGCTTTAACTTCTGCAGCTACTACTATTTTAATTAACAAAAAAGTTGAATGTCCAGAAGGTAAATCACTACTTATTTCAGATGATCCTTTCAGAGATTTTAATAAACTTACAAAACATTTTAATCCTTTTATAGCCTCAAAACAAAGTATTTCAGACTCAGCTATTATTGGTGAAGGGACGGTAATACAACCTAATGTTTTTATAGGTGAAGGTGTTGTTATTGGAAAAAACTGTATTATACATGCAAATGTTACGATTAACAATAATTGTATTATTGGAGATAATGTAAATATTTACTCGAATACAGTATTAGGTAGTAATGCTTTTTACTATAAAAAAAGACCAGAAGGTTTTGATCCATTAGTTTCTGGAGGTAGAGTAGTAATCAAAGATAATGTAGATTTAGGAGCTTCTTGTACAATTGATAGAGGGGTTACTGGAGATACAACAATAGGAGAAGGAACCAAAATCGATAACCAAGTACATGTAGGCCACGATACTGTAATAGGAGAGAAGTGTTTGATTGCTGCTCAAACTGGTATAGCAGGTTGTACCGTAATTGGTGATAAAGTAACAATTTGGGGACAAGTAGGTGTTGTAAGTGGATTACATATTGAAAAAGGAACAGTTTTAATGGCGCAAACAGGAGTAATGAAATCCTTAAAAAAAGGAGTTTATTTCGGAACTCCACAACGAGAATATCGCCAAACTATGCGAGAAATAATACATTTAAAAAATGAAGTTAATAAAGCAAAAAAGTAA
- the sucD gene encoding succinate--CoA ligase subunit alpha → MSVLVNKDSKIIVQGFTGSEGTFHAGQMIDYGTNIVGGVTPGKGGQEHLGKPVFNTVDEAVTKAGADTSIIFVPPAFAADAIMESAEAGIKVIICITEGIPTADMVKVKAYIDGLEDCTLVGPNCPGVITPDEAKVGIMPGFIFKKGKVGIVSKSGTLTYEAADQVVKQGYGITTAIGIGGDPIIGTTTKEAVELLMNDDETEAIVMIGEIGGQLEAEAARWIKADGNRKPVVGFIAGQTAPAGRTMGHAGAIVGGADDTAQAKMKILAENGVHVVESPAKIGEMVAKVLA, encoded by the coding sequence ATGAGCGTTTTAGTAAATAAAGATTCAAAGATTATAGTACAAGGTTTCACAGGAAGTGAAGGTACTTTTCATGCTGGTCAAATGATCGACTACGGAACTAATATTGTTGGAGGTGTAACTCCTGGTAAAGGAGGACAAGAGCACTTAGGTAAGCCTGTTTTTAATACTGTTGATGAAGCAGTAACTAAAGCTGGTGCAGATACTTCAATTATTTTTGTACCGCCAGCATTTGCAGCTGATGCAATTATGGAATCTGCTGAAGCAGGAATTAAAGTAATCATTTGTATCACTGAAGGTATTCCTACAGCTGATATGGTAAAGGTTAAAGCTTATATTGATGGATTAGAAGATTGTACTTTAGTTGGACCTAACTGTCCAGGTGTAATCACTCCAGATGAAGCTAAAGTTGGTATCATGCCAGGGTTTATTTTCAAAAAAGGTAAAGTAGGTATCGTTTCTAAATCAGGAACGTTAACTTATGAAGCTGCAGACCAAGTTGTAAAGCAAGGTTACGGAATTACTACTGCTATTGGTATTGGTGGAGATCCAATTATTGGAACTACTACTAAAGAAGCTGTAGAATTATTAATGAATGATGATGAAACTGAAGCAATCGTAATGATTGGTGAGATCGGTGGACAATTAGAAGCTGAAGCTGCTCGTTGGATTAAAGCTGATGGTAATAGAAAACCAGTTGTAGGATTTATTGCTGGACAAACAGCTCCTGCTGGTAGAACAATGGGACACGCTGGTGCTATCGTAGGTGGTGCTGATGATACTGCTCAAGCAAAAATGAAAATCTTAGCTGAAAATGGAGTACACGTTGTGGAATCTCCTGCTAAAATTGGAGAAATGGTGGCTAAAGTTTTAGCTTAA